The following are encoded together in the Arthrobacter sp. Y-9 genome:
- a CDS encoding endonuclease/exonuclease/phosphatase family protein — protein sequence MNPLNPTRTSTPASDDRTRSTRLRPRDLVLLGAAAAITAAAFLHLVLAGPAGTFFAIILPWLWVPALLCLGCMPWARRRARAVLLVPLLAWGLMAVPALIPLQLSSAPQTQGGADDGRITVASQNVHAGSGADSTARAASALAERGAGVVVLVELDDAGRSAAREVLGERYPHAYTVGTVGIWSRYPLSNTRALGLGLGWKRALAADVEAPGGTLTLYAVHAASVRPGEQGARDEMLRDLSQVIAKDDAPRAVAVGDFNAVAQDPALAGIRSALSEPAQSTPSFGFSWPAGFPLARIDHVFQRGLLPRENTMVRAGDSDHLALVASFDVPQLSGLTALQADLRTRTSAVPGNRPHRSVPPVVGRGRELPVPAPGIPEVQVEESTARAARQIGPGGVHGGEVQESVRPGHPEPGSPQELLEPGVGLRLDDPVEEWSPGQPVVPDERVEQGLADAAAPMRGTHRDGHQLRGVRETAEHEVFPARGTSGHRVLDRGSARGHHAATHHDPLLVHRHEGRGGEQECRWRGRFAGALEDGLAERLHPESPPRDRVPQPRVPHAVLHQKSLAQARLGHHPHQPWAVLRPGLADGDDTFAC from the coding sequence GTGAACCCCCTGAACCCGACCCGCACCTCCACTCCCGCCTCAGACGACCGGACCAGGTCCACTCGTCTCCGCCCGCGGGATCTGGTGCTGCTCGGCGCAGCGGCGGCGATCACGGCGGCCGCGTTCCTGCACCTCGTGCTCGCGGGACCCGCCGGAACGTTCTTCGCGATCATCCTCCCGTGGCTCTGGGTTCCGGCGCTGCTGTGCCTGGGCTGCATGCCCTGGGCGCGACGGCGCGCCAGGGCCGTCCTCCTGGTCCCGCTCCTGGCGTGGGGGCTGATGGCCGTCCCTGCCCTGATCCCGCTTCAGTTGTCGTCCGCTCCTCAAACGCAGGGCGGCGCGGATGACGGGCGGATCACCGTGGCGAGCCAGAACGTGCACGCCGGCAGCGGAGCGGACTCCACGGCACGGGCGGCGAGCGCACTCGCGGAACGGGGCGCCGGCGTCGTCGTCCTGGTGGAACTCGACGACGCCGGCCGCAGCGCCGCGCGGGAGGTGCTGGGCGAGCGCTATCCGCACGCGTACACCGTGGGAACGGTGGGCATCTGGAGCCGGTACCCGCTCAGCAACACGCGCGCACTGGGCCTGGGACTGGGCTGGAAGCGGGCCTTGGCGGCGGACGTCGAGGCGCCCGGCGGGACCCTGACCCTGTACGCCGTGCATGCCGCCTCGGTCCGGCCAGGGGAACAGGGTGCCCGGGACGAGATGCTCCGCGACCTCTCGCAGGTGATCGCGAAGGATGACGCGCCGCGGGCCGTGGCGGTGGGCGACTTCAACGCGGTGGCTCAGGACCCCGCCCTGGCCGGGATCCGTTCAGCCTTGTCCGAACCGGCGCAGAGCACCCCGTCCTTCGGGTTCAGCTGGCCGGCCGGGTTCCCGCTGGCCAGGATCGACCACGTCTTCCAGCGCGGGCTCCTGCCCCGGGAGAACACGATGGTGCGGGCCGGCGACAGCGACCATCTCGCTCTCGTCGCGTCCTTCGACGTCCCGCAGTTATCCGGGCTGACGGCGCTCCAGGCAGACCTCCGCACGCGGACGTCAGCGGTCCCGGGGAACCGACCGCACCGGAGCGTCCCGCCCGTCGTGGGTCGTGGCCGGGAGCTCCCAGTGCCGGCTCCCGGGATTCCGGAGGTCCAGGTAGAAGAATCGACGGCCCGGGCCGCTCGCCAGATAGGACCGGGCGGCGTACACGGCGGTGAAGTCCAGGAAAGCGTCCGGCCCGGCCACCCGGAACCCGGATCTCCGCAGGAACTCCTGGAGCCAGGGGTCGGCCTCCGCCTCGATGACCCCGTGGAGGAGTGGAGCCCCGGACAGCCTGTAGTGCCAGACGAGCGCGTCGAACAGGGCCTTGCCGACGCCGCGGCGCCGATGCGCGGGACCCACCGCGACGGCCACCAGCTGCGGGGTGTCCGCGAGACCGCGGAGCATGAGGTCTTCCCGGCGCGAGGGACTTCCGGCCACCGCGTCCTGGATCGAGGCAGTGCTCGGGGCCACCACGCCGCCACCCACCACGATCCCCTCCTGGTCCACCGCCACGAGGGCCGTGGTGGCGAGCAGGAGTGCCGCTGGAGAGGACGGTTCGCCGGCGCCCTTGAGGATGGCCTTGCGGAACGCCTTCATCCCGAGAGCCCGCCGCGGGACCGCGTCCCCCAGCCGAGGGTCCCCCACGCCGTGCTCCATCAGAAATCTCTCGCTCAGGCCCGCCTCGGCCATCACCCGCACCAGCCCTGGGCGGTCCTCCGGCCCGGCCTCGCGGATGGTGACGACACCTTTGCCTGCTGA
- a CDS encoding FCD domain-containing protein: MARTVTTPDEPVDLLRRRLRAGEWPVGSKIPNDAALADILSAPQSAVREAVRCLVHAGVLESLPGKGTFVRAVSELPGALVGRVKDELTLHAMEAREALESYAVRLAARRISEAQLAELRATLKARGSAPDLGTVAREDIRFHRLVVAATGNSLMVEMYEGLDQGRVFDFSSMKEISPEESLQAEHEDLVEALASRDVQACARAVDHLLAHVRAKVLAPGGAD, translated from the coding sequence GTGGCCCGCACCGTCACCACCCCCGACGAACCCGTGGATCTGCTGCGTCGCCGGCTCAGAGCGGGGGAGTGGCCGGTGGGGTCGAAGATCCCCAATGACGCGGCGCTCGCGGACATCCTCTCGGCCCCGCAGAGCGCGGTCCGTGAAGCCGTGCGCTGTCTGGTGCACGCCGGCGTCCTGGAATCCCTGCCCGGGAAGGGCACGTTCGTCAGGGCCGTCAGTGAGCTGCCCGGCGCCCTGGTGGGGCGGGTCAAGGACGAGCTCACGCTGCATGCGATGGAGGCCCGTGAGGCGCTCGAGTCGTATGCCGTCCGTCTCGCCGCGCGCCGCATCTCCGAAGCTCAGCTGGCCGAGCTCCGCGCCACGCTCAAGGCCAGGGGAAGCGCCCCGGATCTGGGGACCGTGGCGCGGGAGGACATCCGCTTCCACCGTCTGGTCGTGGCGGCCACGGGCAATTCGCTCATGGTCGAGATGTACGAAGGGCTCGATCAGGGGAGGGTCTTCGACTTCAGCAGCATGAAGGAGATCTCCCCGGAGGAGTCCCTTCAGGCTGAGCACGAGGACCTGGTCGAGGCGCTGGCCTCCCGCGACGTGCAGGCCTGTGCCCGCGCTGTCGACCACCTGCTGGCTCACGTCCGCGCCAAAGTCCTGGCGCCCGGCGGAGCGGACTGA
- a CDS encoding FCD domain-containing protein → MRSEHTPQQTRPVSNDFGKKLEHWIDSGVWPEGGLLPTWDELALIFGASDLEHAHEVLDGLHRRGILTTRPADGRLVIGVKGGAQDSSTLAATQGSPGPDGDRWELVSETRRALLTQAARLAATRASAEELARLDALLAADVEPSGASGEDFEREVIVASGNALMLRIYDRLSLLENMTRTAGDEPVVDVPRVQFARGELLRAIVAHQPTAAALLADRIP, encoded by the coding sequence GTGCGTTCCGAACACACTCCCCAGCAGACCCGGCCTGTCTCCAACGACTTCGGCAAGAAGCTCGAACACTGGATCGACTCGGGGGTCTGGCCGGAAGGCGGGCTGCTGCCCACGTGGGACGAGCTGGCGCTGATCTTCGGCGCCTCCGACCTCGAACACGCTCATGAGGTGCTGGACGGCCTGCACCGCCGCGGCATCCTCACCACCAGGCCCGCGGACGGACGCCTGGTGATCGGCGTCAAAGGCGGTGCGCAGGACAGCTCGACCCTCGCCGCCACCCAGGGCTCACCGGGGCCGGACGGCGATCGCTGGGAGCTGGTGTCGGAGACCCGCAGGGCGCTCCTGACGCAGGCCGCACGGCTCGCGGCCACCCGCGCCTCCGCCGAGGAGCTGGCCAGGCTGGACGCCCTTCTCGCCGCCGACGTCGAGCCCTCCGGGGCGTCTGGGGAGGATTTCGAGCGGGAGGTGATCGTCGCTTCCGGCAATGCGCTCATGCTGCGCATCTATGACCGGCTCTCCCTCCTGGAAAACATGACCCGGACGGCCGGCGACGAGCCGGTTGTCGACGTCCCGCGGGTCCAGTTCGCGCGGGGGGAGCTCCTGAGAGCGATCGTCGCTCATCAGCCGACGGCGGCCGCCCTGCTGGCCGACCGCATCCCCTGA
- a CDS encoding FadR/GntR family transcriptional regulator encodes MHHLQPTVRNVPLSVQIGTQLREQIMNGTWPVGTKVPGEHDLVRTFGTSRNTVREALRALVHLGLLESRPGDGTYVRSTSELGAVLGRRISEESVNEVFEVREALEVQAARLAASRITESQIGELRELLRERYAGETPADRLQADVRFHQGIVAASGNPLITELHHGLEPAVIHDESNYSGLNTDGFLLEEHQAILDALERHDPDGAVAATLQLLDGANRPSASK; translated from the coding sequence GTGCATCACCTACAACCCACTGTCCGCAACGTTCCGCTGTCCGTCCAGATCGGAACGCAGTTGCGCGAGCAGATCATGAATGGAACCTGGCCCGTCGGGACCAAGGTTCCGGGTGAGCACGACCTGGTCCGGACCTTCGGCACCAGCCGCAACACGGTCCGGGAAGCACTGCGGGCGCTGGTCCACCTCGGACTGCTGGAGTCCCGCCCCGGAGACGGCACGTATGTCCGCTCCACCAGCGAACTCGGGGCCGTCCTCGGCCGCCGCATCTCCGAGGAATCGGTCAACGAAGTGTTCGAGGTGCGCGAAGCCCTCGAAGTCCAGGCGGCCCGCCTCGCCGCGTCCAGGATCACGGAAAGCCAGATCGGGGAACTCCGCGAGCTCCTCCGCGAGCGCTACGCCGGCGAGACGCCCGCCGACCGCCTGCAGGCCGATGTGCGTTTTCACCAGGGCATCGTCGCGGCCTCCGGCAATCCGCTGATCACCGAACTCCATCACGGCCTCGAACCGGCGGTGATTCACGACGAGAGCAATTATTCGGGCCTGAACACCGACGGATTCCTCCTCGAGGAACATCAGGCCATTCTCGACGCGCTCGAACGCCACGATCCGGACGGCGCGGTCGCCGCGACCCTTCAATTGCTCGACGGCGCCAACCGGCCCAGCGCGTCGAAATAA
- a CDS encoding helix-turn-helix transcriptional regulator, with the protein MGRIFGNRLRAERLSRGLTQEQLGGPECSHSYVSLLERGVREPSMEILGGLARRLGLPPGELEQWALQPTVQDQEYSLAALHAWCAWDVGDYESAASHALVAAQFARESRKDATVCEMNLLRAECLTRLGRHEQGRNLVNLLLANTLTSGNAGLRSEAHQLSARMSLAEQSFRGAAAQAQEGLTQGAVLGEDSTVRLSALHLVIRALLSEGHKEAAWRHCELASDDVVPERAPAHLRGRLAWVVGDVAFARGQAKRGIERHERAVGLLRPQVDLKEWAAFNLSSARARLEAGVADDATLACLDRAGSAQDILGQDDPGTGNPGIGGEPQRELRLLRAWWLHAQGRDSEALDQLAPFEERSQRMDRLSSEAAFLGGRILLGLGAPDDALARLALAQEGFFRLRNLRGAQGVADLILDISRTRYANPSPALAHCAAS; encoded by the coding sequence ATGGGCCGCATATTCGGCAATCGCCTGCGCGCTGAACGTCTGTCGCGAGGGCTGACGCAGGAGCAATTGGGCGGGCCCGAATGTTCGCACAGCTACGTCTCCCTGCTCGAGAGGGGCGTCCGGGAGCCGTCCATGGAGATCCTCGGCGGGCTCGCCCGCCGCCTCGGCCTGCCGCCCGGTGAGCTGGAGCAATGGGCGCTGCAGCCGACGGTGCAGGACCAGGAGTACTCTCTGGCCGCCTTGCACGCGTGGTGCGCCTGGGACGTCGGCGATTATGAGTCGGCCGCCTCGCACGCCCTGGTGGCGGCGCAGTTCGCTCGGGAGAGCCGCAAGGACGCGACCGTGTGCGAGATGAATCTCTTGAGGGCCGAGTGCCTGACCCGGCTGGGCCGTCACGAACAGGGCCGGAATCTGGTGAATCTGCTGCTGGCCAACACGCTGACCTCAGGAAACGCAGGTCTGCGATCCGAGGCGCATCAGTTGTCGGCCCGGATGTCCCTGGCCGAGCAGTCGTTCCGCGGCGCGGCGGCTCAGGCGCAGGAGGGCCTGACGCAGGGAGCCGTCCTCGGCGAGGATTCCACGGTGCGCCTGTCCGCCCTGCATCTCGTCATCCGCGCGCTGCTGAGCGAGGGGCACAAGGAGGCGGCATGGCGGCACTGTGAGCTGGCGTCCGACGACGTCGTCCCCGAGCGGGCGCCCGCCCACCTGAGAGGGCGACTGGCCTGGGTGGTCGGGGATGTCGCTTTCGCCCGCGGGCAGGCGAAGCGGGGGATCGAACGCCATGAGAGAGCCGTCGGGCTTCTGCGGCCCCAGGTCGACCTGAAGGAGTGGGCCGCGTTCAACCTGAGTTCGGCCCGGGCCAGGCTGGAGGCCGGGGTGGCGGACGACGCCACGCTCGCCTGCCTTGATCGTGCAGGCTCCGCGCAGGACATCCTGGGGCAGGACGACCCGGGAACCGGCAACCCGGGAATCGGCGGGGAGCCGCAGCGTGAGCTGAGGTTGCTGAGGGCCTGGTGGCTGCATGCCCAGGGCCGGGACTCCGAAGCGCTGGACCAGTTGGCCCCGTTCGAGGAGCGCAGTCAGCGCATGGACCGGCTCTCGTCCGAGGCGGCCTTCCTCGGAGGGCGGATCCTGCTGGGGCTCGGTGCGCCGGACGACGCGCTGGCCCGCCTGGCTCTTGCCCAGGAGGGGTTCTTCCGGCTGCGGAATCTCAGGGGCGCGCAAGGTGTCGCGGATCTGATCCTGGACATCTCCCGGACGCGTTACGCGAACCCTTCCCCGGCCCTCGCGCACTGCGCGGCGAGCTGA
- a CDS encoding thymidine kinase, translating into MAKLYFRYGAMNSGKSTALLQVAFNYEERGQRVLLAKPGIDTKGDTSIVSRLGVEREVDFLIPHDADVRSLVRQRAAGDDPEALLEHVDMAPVACLLVDEAQFLTPEQADGLFRIAVLDDIPVLAYGIRTDFRTQAFPGAARLLEIAHSLEELKTICRCGRKAVFNTRIVGGRFVFDGGQVAIDGEEVQYESLCGSCYLQETGGTLNP; encoded by the coding sequence GTGGCCAAGCTCTACTTCCGCTACGGCGCCATGAATTCGGGGAAGTCCACGGCCCTGCTGCAGGTGGCCTTCAACTACGAGGAGCGCGGCCAGCGGGTGCTGCTGGCCAAGCCCGGGATCGACACGAAGGGCGACACCTCGATCGTGTCCCGCCTCGGCGTGGAGCGTGAGGTCGACTTCCTGATCCCGCACGACGCCGATGTCCGCTCCCTGGTCCGCCAGCGCGCTGCCGGGGACGATCCGGAGGCGCTTCTGGAGCACGTCGACATGGCGCCTGTCGCCTGCCTTCTGGTGGACGAGGCGCAGTTCCTCACGCCCGAACAGGCGGACGGCCTGTTCCGGATCGCCGTCCTGGACGACATCCCGGTGCTGGCCTACGGCATCAGGACGGACTTCCGCACTCAGGCCTTCCCGGGCGCCGCGCGCCTCCTCGAGATCGCCCACTCGCTCGAGGAGCTCAAGACCATCTGCCGCTGCGGCCGCAAGGCGGTCTTCAACACCCGGATCGTCGGAGGCAGGTTCGTGTTCGACGGCGGTCAGGTCGCCATCGACGGGGAGGAAGTCCAGTACGAGTCCCTGTGCGGCAGCTGCTACCTCCAGGAGACCGGCGGCACCCTCAACCCGTAA
- a CDS encoding cupin domain-containing protein, giving the protein MGTEPSVTALCHVPTAELVHEALPAEQVLSGSPTAAVLELEDLGGSGVGVWEMTPGVATDVEAEEVFVVLSGSARIDFQGKDDEITHTLDVGPGDLVRLREGQHTVWTVHETLRKVYVSI; this is encoded by the coding sequence ATGGGTACCGAACCTTCCGTCACGGCACTGTGCCACGTCCCCACCGCCGAGCTGGTCCACGAAGCCCTGCCGGCCGAGCAGGTGCTGAGCGGTTCTCCCACGGCGGCGGTCCTGGAACTCGAGGACCTCGGAGGCTCAGGTGTGGGCGTCTGGGAGATGACCCCGGGCGTGGCCACGGACGTGGAGGCGGAGGAGGTGTTCGTCGTGCTCAGCGGCTCGGCCCGCATCGACTTCCAGGGAAAGGACGACGAGATCACGCACACCCTGGACGTCGGGCCCGGGGACCTGGTGCGCCTGCGAGAGGGCCAGCACACCGTCTGGACCGTGCACGAGACACTGCGCAAGGTGTACGTCAGCATCTGA
- a CDS encoding NAD(P)H-binding protein, whose translation MRVAIAGGSGTVGERVTRAVRERGHEAVVLSRAAGVDIRDAGAVRRALEGADAVVDVLNINTLNTDRATEFFTSATAALLDAEKAAGVGHHVVLSIVGVDRAPHGYYAAKLAQERLVESGGIPWSIQRATQFHDFARQMYDGARLGPLHLAPRGRVQPVGADEVADRLAGVVEGGPAGRVPDLAGPQEESLERMVRAYAHAQGAGGWIPAISLPGGLGRAQRDGSLLPGPDAILGRQTFDAWLSGRDPD comes from the coding sequence ATGAGGGTCGCCATCGCAGGAGGCAGCGGCACTGTGGGCGAGCGTGTCACGCGGGCCGTGCGGGAGCGGGGGCACGAGGCCGTGGTGCTGTCGCGCGCGGCCGGCGTGGACATCCGCGACGCCGGCGCCGTCCGGCGGGCGCTCGAGGGGGCGGACGCCGTCGTCGACGTGCTGAACATCAACACCCTGAACACCGACCGCGCCACGGAGTTCTTCACCTCCGCCACCGCGGCGTTGCTGGACGCGGAGAAGGCGGCCGGCGTCGGGCATCATGTGGTGCTCTCGATCGTCGGGGTGGACCGCGCGCCGCACGGGTACTACGCGGCCAAGCTGGCCCAGGAGCGTCTCGTGGAGTCCGGAGGCATCCCCTGGAGCATCCAGCGCGCCACGCAGTTCCACGACTTCGCCCGGCAGATGTACGACGGCGCGCGGCTGGGCCCGCTGCACCTGGCGCCCCGCGGGCGGGTCCAGCCGGTGGGCGCCGATGAGGTCGCGGATCGTCTGGCGGGGGTCGTCGAAGGCGGTCCCGCCGGACGGGTGCCCGACCTCGCAGGACCGCAGGAGGAGAGCCTGGAGCGGATGGTGCGGGCCTATGCACATGCACAGGGGGCGGGCGGCTGGATTCCTGCGATCTCTCTGCCCGGAGGGCTCGGCCGGGCGCAGCGGGACGGGTCCTTGCTGCCCGGCCCCGACGCGATCTTGGGCCGGCAGACGTTCGACGCGTGGCTGAGCGGGCGCGATCCGGATTGA
- a CDS encoding MFS transporter → MSTPTVTRPERRKHTTLPAVAASSLAGTAVEWYDFFLYGTAAALVFNKLFFPTGDPVVSTMLAMGTFAAGFLARPLGALVLGHYGDKHGRKTTLVASLLLMGIATALIAVIPPYASIGVWAPLLLLFLRLVQGFALGGEWGGAVLLVSEYSDDSTKRAFWASWPNVGPPLGNLLAAGVLAILSAVLPQAEFLAWGWRIAFGLSAVLVIIGLILRLYVQETPLFKASQAQAEAQHGAAAKLPVFTAFRKHWREILIAAGSRMGENAGFYIYSLFIITYVTEILKLNRQVGLNAVMIGQAVAVVAIPLLAILADRIGRKPVMIAASVATVAWGFAFFALLDTRNPGMIILAAVGGLLIFAAYSSVIGAFFSELFPTSVRYSGTSIAYNLASLVAGSLSPIVALALYQAFGSGLAIGLYLALMGVISIIAVACARETKELKLSDLDAPRS, encoded by the coding sequence ATGAGCACACCCACCGTCACCCGCCCGGAACGGCGCAAACACACCACCCTCCCGGCAGTCGCGGCCTCCAGCCTGGCCGGCACCGCCGTCGAGTGGTACGACTTCTTCCTGTACGGCACCGCCGCCGCCCTGGTCTTCAACAAGCTGTTCTTCCCCACGGGAGACCCCGTGGTGAGCACGATGCTGGCGATGGGCACCTTCGCGGCGGGGTTCCTGGCGCGGCCTCTGGGCGCGCTGGTCCTCGGCCACTACGGCGACAAGCACGGCCGCAAGACCACCCTGGTGGCCAGCCTTCTGCTGATGGGCATCGCGACCGCCCTGATCGCCGTCATTCCGCCCTACGCCTCGATCGGCGTCTGGGCGCCCCTGCTGCTGCTCTTCCTCCGCCTCGTGCAGGGCTTCGCCCTCGGCGGCGAATGGGGCGGCGCGGTGCTTCTCGTCTCCGAGTACAGCGACGACAGCACCAAGCGCGCCTTCTGGGCCTCCTGGCCGAACGTCGGCCCTCCGCTCGGCAACCTTCTGGCCGCCGGCGTCCTCGCGATCCTCTCCGCCGTACTGCCGCAGGCCGAGTTCCTCGCGTGGGGCTGGCGCATCGCTTTCGGCCTGTCCGCCGTACTCGTGATCATCGGTCTCATCCTGCGGCTCTATGTGCAGGAGACGCCGCTCTTCAAGGCCTCGCAGGCGCAGGCCGAGGCGCAGCACGGCGCGGCGGCCAAACTGCCGGTCTTCACCGCCTTCCGCAAGCACTGGCGGGAGATCCTCATCGCGGCGGGCAGCCGGATGGGCGAGAACGCCGGCTTCTACATCTACTCGCTGTTCATCATCACGTACGTCACGGAGATCCTGAAGCTCAACCGTCAGGTCGGCCTGAACGCCGTGATGATCGGGCAGGCCGTGGCCGTGGTGGCCATTCCGCTGCTCGCGATCCTCGCGGACCGGATCGGCCGCAAGCCGGTCATGATCGCCGCCTCCGTCGCCACCGTGGCCTGGGGCTTCGCCTTCTTCGCCCTGCTGGACACCAGGAACCCCGGGATGATCATCCTCGCGGCGGTGGGCGGTCTCCTGATCTTCGCCGCCTACAGCTCGGTGATCGGCGCCTTCTTCTCGGAGCTCTTCCCGACGTCGGTGCGCTACTCGGGGACGTCGATCGCCTACAACCTGGCATCCCTCGTGGCGGGTTCACTCTCGCCGATCGTCGCCCTGGCGCTCTACCAGGCCTTCGGCAGCGGTCTGGCGATCGGCCTGTACCTGGCGCTCATGGGCGTCATCTCGATCATCGCGGTGGCCTGCGCCCGCGAGACGAAGGAACTCAAGCTGAGCGATCTGGACGCCCCGCGGAGCTGA